A region from the Portunus trituberculatus isolate SZX2019 unplaced genomic scaffold, ASM1759143v1 PGA_scaffold_395__13_contigs__length_335263, whole genome shotgun sequence genome encodes:
- the LOC123500534 gene encoding uncharacterized protein LOC123500534, translating to MPDTITFVICSAHRDASMPHFVTAGRGVVYSRIAHAQKTHLNTVTTTLYHATLISKFTNSKRVRRHGSLLSWSPSKMEATTPTRSRSKKRRRSAPVTTLDDFDKCVIRRTVLAFYETHEVLTLQKIIEDIKENISFSGGISSLHKILKEIGFKYAKVDGRKFLMERSDVAAARTTFLRYIKKVKQASQNIVYLDETWVNQNYTVSNCWIDTTSSKATGVRQPTGKCSRLIILHAGTKNGFVNNTDLVFQAKNDGDYHKQMNSTLFEEWFRKQLLPNISPNSVIVMDNASYHSVKLERRPATSWRKSDLLEWLIKKGVQPQENSSKAQLQELAKKVDVTTTYVIDKIAEEAGHRVLRLPPYHCQYNPIELIWAQVKAYVAKKNPFKMANLKDLVAEALSVITPQNWMEAVRHAEKIQDEDIAARAPDITE from the exons atgccagacactatcaccttcgTTAtatgttcagcacacagag ATGCTTCCATGCCACACTTTGTCACAGCAGGCCGCGGCGTCGTCTACTCCCGGatcgcgcatgcgcagaagacgcaTCTAAACACTGTCACAACCACACTTTATCACGCGAcactg ATAAGCAAGTTCACTAATTCCAAGCGGGTCAGGCGTCACGGCTCACTTCTTTCCTGGTCACCAAGCAAGATGGAAGCAACAACTCCTACTCGCTCTCGGTCCAAG AAGAGGAGACGCTCTGCACCTGTCACGACTCTGGATGACTTTGATAAATGTGTCATAAGAAGAACGGTCTTGGCCTTTTATGAGACGCATGAAGTCCTGACTCTACAAAAGATTATAGAAGATATTAAGGAAAACATTTCTTTCAGTGGCGGCATATCCTCCCTGCATAAGATTTTGAAGGAGATTGGCTTTAAATATGCCAAAGTTGATGGCCGCAAATTCCTTATGGAGAGGAGTGATGTGGCAGCAGCTCGCACTACGTTCTTgcgatacataaaaaaagttaaGCAGGCCTCCCAGAACATCGTATACCTAGATGAAACATGGGTGAACCAAAATTACACAGTTTCAAACTGTTGGATTGATACAACGTCATCCAAAGCCACTGGAGTACGACAGCCAACTGGAAAATGTAGCCGTTTGATCATACTTCATGCTGGCACTAAAAATGGCTTTGTGAATAACACCGACTTGGTATTTCAAGCAAAAAATGACGGAGACTATCACAAGCAAATGAATTCGACCCTATTTGAGGAGTGGTTTAGAAAGCAGCTGCTCCCAAACATATCACCAAACTCGGTGATCGTAATGGATAATGCTTCTTATCATTCCGTTAAACTTGAAAGAAGGCCTGCAACGTCCTGGAGAAAATCTGATTTATTGGAGTGGCTGATAAAGAAGGGAGTCCAGCCCCAAGAAAACTCTTCCAAAGCACAGCTGCAAGAGCTTGCGAAGAAAGTGGATGTCACCACGACATACGTAATCGATAAGATTGCGGAAGAGGCGGGGCATCGCGTTTTGAGGTTGCCGCCATATCATTGCCAATATAACCCGATTGAGCTCATTTGGGCACAAGTGAAGGCTTATGTAGCCAAGAAGAACCCTTTCAAAATGGCTAATCTGAAAGATCTCGTGGCAGAAGCACTGAGTGTCATCACACCACAAAATTGGATGGAAGCAGTGCGACATGCTGAAAAAATACAAGATGAAGACATCGCAGCCAGAGCCCCAGACATCACAGAATGA